The sequence below is a genomic window from Glandiceps talaboti chromosome 14, keGlaTala1.1, whole genome shotgun sequence.
CCCTATGGAAACATAAAACAATAGATTACTGTTATTGATCCTGACTATGTACATACTCGTCCTCTCAATATATGCTATGCATAAAACgaatgtaatgttttactttCGTGAAACGTTATCCTTAGAAACAAGTGCAAATTCGTACAGGTTTTTAAAGCTAACCGTTGTTCCAGATGACGTCAGTGACGACGCCCTCAAGTGACGTGAATATCAATGAACCAGTCTCGAAGACAGGGTTAGAATCAACAAACCATGAATTGGATGGTGGTGGTATATACTGATGACGTACTTCAGAATCTTTAGTTCTCAAAGGGATTATTCTCTTTTGGTTCTggctgtctctctgtctgcctgactAATAACCGgttcaaatgaaataatatttggtATAAATATTGCATGTGGTTATGTCTACTAGAACTGATATTTGTAGGTTGGGCTAAAGTCATGCATAGTAAGCaccctgatttgcatatcatttaggTTCACCTTGATATCAATCTCGCCTCTTAATTCTAGAGTGAAGCCACCAAGCTTATCCAGGTTCTTTTTACACTGGCTGCTCAAATGGATCCGTGAAGCTGTTCGGAGAGAAATAcattaatctgattaaaatccaatcaAGCAGCAGTGTAATCCACGTTTATTTCTTGTGATGTATTAAGCAGATTTCTACAGAAAATTTACCTATTATCTTTGAAAAATTCTTAAAATGAAGCCATGaaagttgattggttgattgattggtttattgattaatcaatcagttaattaatataatttatttgagATTGActgagagagtgagtgagtgagtgagtgagtgagtgagtgagtgagtgagtgagtgagtgagtgagtgagtgagtgagtgagtgagtgagtgagtgagtgagtgactgactgaatgaGTGACTGAATGAGTGactgaatgagtgagtgagtgagtgagtgagtgagtgagtgagtgagtgagtgagtgagtgactgactgactgacttacgaAGTCCATTTGACTCCATACGCGATGCAATATTCACTGTGTCTCCAAATAGGCAGTATCTTGGCATCTTGAGGCCTACCACTCCCGCTAAACATGAACCTAGATGAGGAGATGAACATGTAAACACGAaggcaaacacacacacacacacacacacacacacacacacacacacacacacacacacacagaaattgAAAACTCTATTGGTGGAGCAATTTGTGAGACACATTTTagtgaaatatatgtattaatttGCAATTTCATTTAATCCCCGTTTTAATCcgtctttaaaaaataatatgttaaATGTGCTTTTAAAGAATAATATGTCAAATGTGCTTACGTATATGTTATATGTGCTTACGTATATGTCAAATGTGCTTACGTATATGTTATATGTGCTTACGTATATGTCAAATGTGCTTACGTATATGTCATATATGCTTACGTCGAGAGAACATTAGCTTGTAGCAAAATTCGTGAATGTTAATTACCCTAATTTACatactcagtctagttcctgacagggaGCGTAttccatactacatgtacttcatcactatcccacCATCACTATTTTTGGGATTGTGATGAAGTACATTATAGTACGGAATACGGTCCCTGTCAAGAACTAGACTAGCATACTCTGTAACACTTAAGGGAACTTTTGTCCATGAACAGATTGGAAAAATATTAGCCAAGTTTTATTCACTTGACagttttatatgaaatttgtcGGATTCGTAGCTGTTCATAAAGCGCTACTTATATGAATCGATGAATCGATTCGACTTGTTCTATAATCGAGTTGTGGTGTACGCCATGTTTAAAACCTatagaacaaaacaaatatcatttttgCATGGTGAACAAGCACTTTCTGATTCGGACAACTTCTTATTTTCCATATAAGTGTATATTTTTCGTTATTTCGACCCCTCATGAATGTATATGCATGtgaatgtgtttgtgtgcgtTTGTTGAAGAGCTGGCACGGTCTCACCTGTATGAAGTCCAATCCTTAAACTGAGTTCTTCGTCTGGTAGATGACGGATTTTAAACCCGCTAACACCATCCAGTAGATGTATGGCCGCTGACGCAATCTGACCAGCGTGGTTGATTCCATTTCTGATAGGTAATCCTGACACCAACATGTAAGCGTCACCAATGGTTTCAACCTTATATACATCATAGTTGGAGACGATGGCGTCAAAGCGAATGTACAAATCGTTCAGCATGTTAACAACCTAAAATGAAAGGTATTCTAGTCACTCACAGTATATCAGGACAAAAATGTAGTCGAAATCCCTTGATTATTGAAAATGGCATTGATATGcgacatgtttattttttaatttttatttggcAAAAATTTTCgatattttctttgtttatcaTGTATATCTATGTTTGTTTATCTCGCActaatgacctttgaacttacCTGGATTGGCGTACTGACAGCAGACAAGGCGGTGAAACCGACAATATCAGAGAAAAAGATAGTAACAGTTTCGTAGACTTCCGGTTGAACTTGAATCCCATTCATCAGTTGATGAGAAATAGACCTATAAAAAACAAAACGCGCCATCACACGGCGACGTGGAATAAATGGACTTGAATATTCATCGTTCAAAGTAAATCtcatatcaaataaaattttGAATCATAGCCCACTATACCGTAAAGACCCATAATTCAATCCCAGATTCTCACATTAGTagtatcttatcaatggagcaATAAACATTAGATGACTATTCTTTTGACCTGGACCaacttttctatagctctgttaGACAAATGTTTTAATTCTGATCTAGGCCTTCATAACTTCAAATGACAATATcttaataaacaaaataattgtacttCAATAGTATATGgtacaaattatcaaatgtcCAAACTATTTATtcattgtttacacatggacatcaagcaaGCATAAACAGTGTGACTATCAATGAGAAGAAGACCTGATGTAAATAAACCGATTGAACCATCCCTGCAAAGATTAGAAGCTAACGGGCAATAAGAATATTTATGGCACCTCTACAGTTTGACCTGACGTCATGAGCGGAAGTGATGTCATAATGGCGTTTACCGTGTATGACCTTACTTACGGTGGCAGCATGCGATTTAGGAGTAGGTcaattttcttcttttctcTCCTGAGATCTTCTGTTCGGTCGTTAATTAATTCCTCcaaattatttgtatatttttccaTCAAAGCAATCATATTATCAAGTATATTTGGTTTTCTGttgataaattttataaaatatacagCCATCAATGATTGGTTTAGATCGTGTCACGTGGTATAGACTAGTGACCGACACTGCCCCGATTTGCATAGAGTGGGAATTATTCATATTCTACTTTCCCAAGAGCACTATTCATGAAGCATGGAAGTCGTACAGTTGActtgctttgactatggaacgaatatgtgaatatgatgtgatatgaaatACATATTGCATGGCCTTATTCCGACAGTAGACGTCTATACCATCAGGGCTGTTATGAAGCAACTGTTTCCCCCAGCTTTCAGTCTCGGGAAATATAGTTTCTGCATAACAGCCATCAGGTTCAAGACGTCTGCTAATGTCCTTATAGCCAGACAATAAGTGCATAATATTGCACCAACTTTAcaaaagatacatttttgtatataagCTAGGGAGTTACAATTTAAGGTTGATTTAGTGATATGAATAAGGATAGGCTCCCTAACGTACAAATTATTTGTATCACATGAAGTGGGTGGTCTTTGTGACCCAAAACAGCAACTGTAACGAAAACAACAATGGCtaaaataaagatttttttttcaaactatcTGTCACGTCTACAAAATGATCTTTTTTAGATgtaaaaattacaatattagCAACAGACAAACAATGTTTTGCAGGTGCACACGTTCATTACcttatcacaaagataaccccCACTTGCAATTAAATAAAATAGGGTCCTTTGGCATTTCTTTTACATAAAAAATGACAATCAAACATGCTTGGAAGTTTTAGACGAAATATGAAAATCGTGTTGTAAGATTTCAATACAAGATCAGGTATTATTTGTATCTGATGTGcatatttacaaacaaacaaacatatgtgTTGCCGTGTAGTTGTTGCTAGGGTTAATGAAAGGTGGAACTTCTGTATCATTGGACCATTTGTATAGACTCTAGTAAGGTTTAGGAAAGGTGAAACTTCATTGGACCATTTGTGTAGATGTTGTTAGGGTTTAGAAAAGGTTGAATGTCATTGGAATAAATTTGTAGACGTTGCTAGGGTTTAGGAAAGGCGGGTTTAGGAGCGTGATTGGACAATTTTTTGTAGACGTTGCCATTTTTGCATGTGTTGAGAATTATACATGTCAAGACTCTCTGTATAGAGACTCACGTTCGTCTTTCGTCAGTTTgtttttcaaaacatatttcTACGATCACATCAAAAACAAGTCCGGAGTATCATACTTACAATCCTTCGTGCAAGGGTTGTAATTGTTCTCCAATTTGGGGGAAATCCGGTCGTCGTTCAGGGTCCTCGTCCCAGCATATACGTATCGCTTTAAGGACACATTCTGGCGCCTCTTCGTTGACGTCACTCAAATCTGGACGAAACGGAGGCTCCAAGCCGGCAATTAACTTTTGAACAATTTCTGTTTGAATTGATAAAAATAGGAATGCGGTTTTGTGATTTGATAATTTATGGAAATGTCCTGAAAACCGTGTacgtttatgtaaattatattatacaagaattttgtaaaacttgagatatcattttacagtgtaatatttaaacaatggCCATCTATCACGAACATTGCACATGATAGCTAGACAGTAATTTGGGCTCATATTTAGGCTTTTATCtcacatttattttgatttttttttttggttttcatgtatgtatgtatgtatgtatgtatgtatgtatgtatgtatgtatgtatgtatgtatgtatgtatgtatgtatgtctgtttgtctgtctgcctgtctgtttatttatatCCTTAATTACCTTCTGGTTCTTCGATGTTGAGATGGTATGGCTGTGCTCGGGAATATATTTCTTGTAAGATGATTGCAAATGAGTAGACGTCTCCCTTCTGTGATCCTGCCTCCGGCATTTGTTGACCCTGTCGAAGATGTTCTGGAGCCCGCCATAGAAGTCCTGAATTTTTCACAAAACCAATCAACTTATCGCAATGGAGTACATATTATGCAAAATAATACGACATATTTCGACTCAGAGCTTTTCAGATTGGTCAGACTCCAATTACGTATAAATTCTTCGTACTTATTCAAGAGTTTTCCAAGCTCTGTACGATTGTAATATAATGTGAAATGGCTGTCAGCAGACGACAGTTTTCACTtacatttcccgccaaaaatgtTCGAGTATTCCTGCCACATGTCACAATTGATGTACATTTGGTGTGCGCTTGAGATACAATGTATGCGTCTTCTagatgatatataaatataattgcATTTCCGGGGTTTTAcgaaacctttttaaaaaatccttTATTACTTACGATTAGATTCACTATATTCGTCGTCGTTATCTGCTAGCTGTCCTTTCTTGAATTCATGAAGTCCGTAATCAGTTATCTGTAATAGCCAACGGTTGTCAACGACACAGTTTGACGATTTGAGATTGCCGTGTGATTTGATTGAACTGTTATGGATGTACGTCATACCTTTGATAATGTCAGCAATCAGTGTGGCGataaacatattttcaagtttgaTATCGCTGTTTTCCAAGATGTCCTGTAGAAAGAGACAGTCGATAAATTAAACACACAGTTGGAGTATAGCACGACTATGCAGAAAGCAAATACAGTAGATCCCGTAGGGCAACGAGTTGTTACAATTGGGTGAGTATCAGTATAACAGTGGGTGTGTGGTGTGTGGAGacgaggaggggggggggctgttaaTTGTACTTTATTATAGAAGGTTggatgtatagtatagtgtgaATGGTGTATATTGAATTCAATATGAACATGCAGTCTCGAATAGACTATATCAAGTTCAGCCTGAGGGAGACTGGATACAACgttttctttaaaatatcaatacacaAAGGATAGTACACAGTCATTGCTTCCGGAGTGTCTGTTCTGGATATAGTTGGCGATATAAACAGTTGCAGCATAAGCACAGTAGACACCGTGGTAGACTTCATAGATTGCACATGTTAATTAAACAACCAAATATCCAAACTTACATTGACCACACAGACCACACAATGGAATCCTTAACAGTAAGGTCAATCTCTGCTATCTTCATCTGAGATAAACACAGGCATGAGCATGCACTTTCGACATGAACTTGATATCGCGACATATCGAAAGTGCTTATGAAGTTGTCTACATATGATAGTTTGGTATTGGAAGAATACATAGCAGTGACCGTCAACTTCATCACCATAGAAACTCATAGTGTAATACTATATTCATAGTTCCTCTATTTCGAAATTCATTTCCTCAATTTTGTACTGACAAAACCTAACATACCTGCAAACTGCCTTTAGCACAATACTCCATCAAGATTGAAATGTGAGGACGAGTGACACATGCGCCAATGAATTTATTGACATTATCGTGGTGCAAATCTCGCATCTAACAACATAAGGAAACAAACATAACGATCATCTGTTAGtcacaatattcaatattcatttttttcagcttattacattttatgtattgCTCTACAAACTAATCTATACATCGTTGTAAAACTAGTATATTTTTGAATCTTTTAAAAACTATCAGCTATATATTGTTCTCTCCGAGTATGTTTTGCGTTGCCTATCCATTACACATTCAACTTATTGGTTCATAGTTAGCCAATGAGTGTGAGGGGATTATGTCACGTGCAAAAGTTCACGAGTCAATAAGTATAAGATTCCAGATATACGTATCTGAAACATACGTGCGTGGCACATTCCAGGCGTTCACATCACGTAAGTTCAGCCGTAGTAAGATAGACTGTCCTCGGTCCAAATAAAGAAGATTATAAAAAGCGGGCGTTTCAGGAATAATCCTTCTATCAATCTCATGAGTTCAGATCTACTTCTCATATTTCTATGAAATCAGTGTGGGAGGGAAAGTATGGAGTAACTTCATACTTCTCACATCACTAACTACGGTCAAACGATCACCCCCAATTTCTGGGGTTTTTTGgttttttactttgatattcaTACAGTTTAACTATTTTTACTTTACCTCTTTCAGTTCCTTCCGCACAGCTCTAGTCAGGACAATATGGTGTTTGTTCACTGCTTTCATCGCACAAATTTTACTCTGTTTAAGATAACCAAAGACATATATAACAAGAAGAATAACCCATCACATCCATCGGACCACTGCTAGGTGATCATTGaatattacagaaaaaaaatgttgacttgTACCACAAAGAGGTATTACATATCTTGATGCAGTGGAAACTTTTTCGATCTGTGTGTCAAACTTAACTATGACTCGGGTACAATGGTACCTTTAACATGAGGATGAAATAACGACTAGGCAGTATATAACCACAGCCAAAACAATAACACCCCACATCCACTGGGGCACTGCTAGATATAGCACATGACTACTGAATATAGAAGACACTCTATACTGCATTTTGAATTGTGATGCAAAGAGTGActataacacaaaataacataACCTCGTCAGAGTATTCGTTAATGGCGAATATAACATAGTTTGATAAACACACCTTATACGTACAGATCTTGGTAAATATTTGCTGTTTTTCTTGGTTTCCAAACAGAGAGACAGTACTCAAAAACTGTGGATAAAGAGTATTTGATCAGTAAGGCGAACGTCAAAAATGATGACCTGTGAATTCGAAGTTGCTACTGATGGACAAATTTTCTCTGTGTTGTGTTCGCCATCATTCGATGATAATTGTGAATAATGTTGTCATTTGTGCAATTATTTGTTGCAGTTCTGTGATGCAAACGACAAGGGAAGATTTCtataacaacaaataacaaatataaaatatgtgcaCGGATGGATAGTTCAAAAGCTGTTCGACTTTGGTTTCCAATTGTAAATTTTCAGTTCATTACAAGAGcataacatgtatgtaaaattgACACAAACGAAGGACAACAATacggaacttgcaaacccgccatgttgaattttgcatcatgggaaatttgATAACAAATACTTATCAaatagcattgtaaacaatactgttacattgttataaccacaaatgatcaattcatagtcatcctgaccattgtgggaggttaattttattaGTAGCTCCAGATGAGGTATTACCGtccgataaccacagataatcccacaatcctttgcgtctgagcatgctcagtttagaTTGCAAGTCCCCTATTACATATTGTGCATAGAACTTAAAATTTCACTACTTATATTGATTGGAAACTTAGATATTAAATAAAGCATGATGTTTTCGATATGCCATAATCCAAGAATATTCAATTTCGCTTTCATTCCGTTTACTTGACTTACCATACTTTTCATAGATAACGCCTGTGACTTTTTGTGATCACCCCGAGTTGTGACGTCATCCCAGTTCACTTTCCAAACCAGATTGTCCAGGTCAGCTTCATATTTACGCTTCCTGTGACGTCAGATGTATGCACGTgatcaatattttaaataaataattcatatcaTAATATACGCATGCGTAGTGTTTTTTGCATGGTTGTTTGACTTTAAAGCTAAATCAATACTACTCGTCCACTTTCGAAGGGGGGAGTGAAATAATAAAAGGCATTTTAAATTCTTGAGACGAAAATACGAATACGATTGATGCAGTTTcaccatatataaatgtacagcGTGTATCCTGGGTTAGCAAGTATACATTTCTCCGACAATGTGGGGGTTAAACTTTCCCCAGCAATACATTAAgaatttttataatttgtaattgatgagtacatgtagatgtatacattgtatccTGGACGGTAAATCTCCTCTACAAGGTATAGGTCCATGATTGTTGTTTACGTACAAACTTTGGGGTTTAGACATTCCACCAGCAGTACGCATGCTCAGAGTGTGATTGAAGAAGGTAGCATGACGTTCAGAACATTAGGAATCCCACCATGAACAACgttttcaataaaaacaaaatttaagcCTGCCACTAGATGGCGACATACCTgtacaggaagtagagtgctaTAAATAGACAAACGATGATGGCGCACACTGGTATGACAGTGACTGTGACTACATCTGTTTCTGTTGAGTGAAGATGGAAAATTGGACTTATGCAGTACTAATTTAGAGCAAGGCTTTAGATACTGAATGAATCTTGGGTTGCAAATTAAGGCCTTGAATCATGATCACCTTTGTGAACTCTTCAAACTTTTAGAAAAAAGAATTGTGACAAGGGAAAGTGTTTACGTCACCACAATGTGAGCTTAAGTCATCAGTGCTGGTGCACCTGAAATAACTTTTAATAGGTTCTCATAACTCCGCTTGTAGAAGATTGTGTATGTTTACCTTCAAAATGGCATTGTATGTGTTCTAGTTCTCTGGGATTCCATAGATTGATGCGACCTTCCTCACCCTATCGCCGCCAACCACCAACCCCCATCCCACACCCATACACCTTGACTCCTTCCCACCCATACACCCTTAACCTCATCCCAAACCCATACACCTTAAATCCCGAAATTCCCATGCCTAAATAGACAGAAATATGGGGAATGGTATCTCAGGCAACAAACCTGGGCAGAGTTCATTAAAGAAACCACACTCCGGCATGTCCAATGGAATCTCATCATTTGGCCATTGTATTTTTCCAGAATAAGCATCAGGATCATAGATCTGGAATCAAAAAATAAACGATTGGGTTTGTATCAGATACACTCAGTGATTCGCacgtgcatgtgtctgtgtctgtgtctgtgtctgtgtctgtgtcagtgtctgtgtatgtatgtctgtatgtgtatgtgtgtgtctgtgtctatgtgtgcTATTCAATCGGTCGGTACAAAACGCAGGTACAGGCCAGTCCAGGTCAGGTATCGACAATATATTTTAGGTTCACATTCAGATGTATCAAACACGCGCAAAAAGAAGTTGTGCACCAATGTTTCAGGCGTTTGAGACTTTAGTATGGCATCGGAGGTGACTCTAGTAGGTGACTctgtttcaaatgaaaatttgtcaCCCTAACTCAAAGGGTACGTCCTAATTTTTTGTCGAGATGCTATGTTGACATTAACGCCTTCCAGATGAAAAGGGTAAAGGTTATTCAGTCGGCGATATAATAATGGTCTTTAGAATTTAACAGTTGAAACAGTGTGTGTAataataagaatatttcaaagttacCGAAATATTAAATctgttttatatgaatattttaagtTACGctttaatatattgatatactaTATATGCGTTGCGTCAAAGGTCAACGAAAGGTGGTGTGAATAATTAGTTCAGGTGATGGGTACATTCTATGCTTTGTAATTGTATAATTGGGCATCTACCATTTATACTCACTTctttgtatgcaatgtaacaaataggATTTGATTTCTGCTTGCTTACTCAACACACTCTACGACACATATCTAAATGTGCATGCTCTGTGTGAGCGGTGATGGCTGTCAAGAGAGATAATTGCCTGAGCAGTTTCGAGTATTTATAGACGTTCTCAACAGAATATGAACATATTCgagtacttacattgttgaattagcatttataaaGGAGAAATTTGCCATGAAAACCAATCTATACTGCAAATAAAAATAGATGACGGATCTTTGGATCCGAACCgaatgtgaatccaaaaataaagttcagtcgatacctgacctgacctggcACCTAGCCTGTACCTGCGTTGTATACTGACTGGTTATTCAATTAAAGAATGCAAAACGCCTGGAGACTCGAGTAAGTCTATACTCACACGTGTACACCCTCGTTCTCCCACATGACCCATTGCATGGTTGAATACTTACCCATTTTCCTGTTTCCGTGTCTTTCGTGATACTGCTTGCATGTATCATTCCGTAGTCTTGATACAACTTCAAATTGTCGtcaaaatatattccaaaacTGATAAATGTCTGCAAGTCGTAGAGTTGCCAAGATTTCAGATCGTATTCCCCTAATGCATCACCATTTTCATTAATGTAAGTATATCTGTTGAATTTACCTGTCAACAGAATTAAAACTTTTCGTCATTTTTTGTAAAGTGCAACAGCTGTTAGGTATGCCCTTGCAGAAGTGAGGGTATCAACACGTACACCTTACTTGTATAGTGTCAGATTCACAAGTCTAGAGGTTTTAGCTGCACGTAGTTACGTCATAATCACGTGATTCACAGGCTACGCACCCGTTTCGTAACAGACGTCTAGTGATACGTGAAAAGGGTCATTTTTCTTCATACAGCCGGAAAATACCCGTAACAAGGCGTCAGTCCCATCTCGTCTGGCGACTAGTAGCGGCAAGGCCCCTTAGATCACTTGTATTAACTTGgccgaatgaagaaaaatactgggtCCAGGTGACAATTCATTTAAAAGAGACTAGACTTACTTGCAAATGTTGACTTGAATATATAGGACATGACAGTGTTTCCATCGGCAATGTCTTTACCATCAGCAAGAGTTGAGTTCATTGCTGAACACATTTGCATGGCAGCGTCGTAAAGGAAGAATCCCTTGTTGTCAAACTGTTGTGGGATGAAGTAATCATATTGTAAGATGAGAGTGAGGAGAGCGGTATTCCCATCATTAATGATGGAatttgtacaacaacaaaacagcatatttttttaaacatttaaatagCACAAGCTGGGGTTATATACCTTTTACTCAGGTGAAAATATTTGCCTATGTTAAACGGTTACAGCATCGACCCTACACGATATGTTTAAAGTCattgcatgccttctatgacataaCAATTGCGTTCTGGTTTTGTGAAAGCAGTTTACAGCTTAGATTGGGTTCCTTAACATTtttatacgtatcaaaaattacgtcatcgggtcatttatatgtattgctatatCGTAATACCATATTTTTTATAGTTCAATCAATTCCAAGTCATAGCTAGGTATGCTTCAGTACGTAGAATACTATGAATGACTTTTAAATACGCAGTATAAATCTCGccccaaaaatgtataaactcagcttgtgtccctttaatagaTTTTCTTAATACAAGTGATTGAAAGTGTATTATTGTTAAATGGGAACAACATTCCAAGgtaa
It includes:
- the LOC144445888 gene encoding speract receptor-like; protein product: MTDPFQVSLLPIGKFIAGAFDMAITDANEMGFVQGPNSSNLGYHVEYSWVDTYGKINKGLQAVANHWRDGYHGIIGPGNTCSFEARFASSLNMPMVDYLCDESAVSDKTVYKTFARTKPSNSEIAHAILLVFNTFGWRRCSLVSSDDQNFVSITDLLLTLFEEDGIEVTNHHVFPGTYVPNHSTRDYHDWPNVIKSIRKTTRIYLFVGKIIHHRDFIVQMYKDKVYVNKDTVVIATSVDHFYHGLRGYVRDWLDPTDDQIAKQAIKYSLIIEFRQPLMLPSKYYEFSEESIRRTHTIFNGPEDFVFDNKGFFLYDAAMQMCSAMNSTLADGKDIADGNTVMSYIFKSTFASKFNRYTYINENGDALGEYDLKSWQLYDLQTFISFGIYFDDNLKLYQDYGMIHASSITKDTETGKWIYDPDAYSGKIQWPNDEIPLDMPECGFFNELCPETDVVTVTVIPVCAIIVCLFIALYFLYRKRKYEADLDNLVWKVNWDDVTTRGDHKKSQALSMKSMFLSTVSLFGNQEKQQIFTKICTYKSKICAMKAVNKHHIVLTRAVRKELKEMRDLHHDNVNKFIGACVTRPHISILMEYCAKGSLQDILENSDIKLENMFIATLIADIIKGMTYIHNSSIKSHGNLKSSNCVVDNRWLLQITDYGLHEFKKGQLADNDDEYSESNRLLWRAPEHLRQGQQMPEAGSQKGDVYSFAIILQEIYSRAQPYHLNIEEPEEIVQKLIAGLEPPFRPDLSDVNEEAPECVLKAIRICWDEDPERRPDFPQIGEQLQPLHEGLKPNILDNMIALMEKYTNNLEELINDRTEDLRREKKKIDLLLNRMLPPSISHQLMNGIQVQPEVYETVTIFFSDIVGFTALSAVSTPIQVVNMLNDLYIRFDAIVSNYDVYKVETIGDAYMLVSGLPIRNGINHAGQIASAAIHLLDGVSGFKIRHLPDEELSLRIGLHTGSCLAGVVGLKMPRYCLFGDTVNIASRMESNGLPSRIHLSSQCKKNLDKLGGFTLELRGEIDIKGAGQMTTYWLIDQDPIYKIEKFEPPEQV